A DNA window from Luteolibacter luteus contains the following coding sequences:
- a CDS encoding YheT family hydrolase, translating into MPIVPSSYRAPAHLRGGHLQTIYPALFRRVPRITKRRERLELPDGDFLDLDWSTQGNPRLVILSHGLEANSGAHYIQGMAAALQRRGWDVLAWNYRGCSGESNRLLPFYHSGASGDLHHVVTHALKVHSAPQIDLVGFSLGGNMTLKYLGEREVSPRLHRAVAFSVPCDLACSSVRLSSRTNRLYMDRFLRSLREKLEEKKPRFPEQIDLTGISRVRNFKQFDDRFTAPLHGFRDAEDYWARSSSRPFFPKIRIPTLLVNAANDPFLGPGCFPHEEAAASECFHFEAPEDGGHVGFSTSSGEYWSEQRAAAFLGA; encoded by the coding sequence GTGCCGATCGTTCCGTCCAGCTACCGTGCTCCCGCCCACCTCCGCGGCGGTCACTTGCAGACGATTTACCCCGCCTTGTTCCGGCGCGTGCCCCGGATCACGAAACGCCGCGAACGGCTGGAACTACCGGACGGCGACTTCCTGGATCTGGACTGGTCCACGCAGGGCAATCCACGGCTCGTCATCCTATCGCACGGCTTGGAGGCGAATTCCGGCGCGCATTACATCCAAGGAATGGCCGCCGCGCTCCAGCGCCGCGGCTGGGATGTGCTCGCTTGGAACTACCGCGGCTGCAGCGGGGAGTCGAACCGCTTGCTCCCTTTCTATCACAGCGGGGCCTCCGGCGACCTGCATCATGTGGTGACCCATGCGCTGAAGGTCCACTCCGCTCCGCAGATCGACCTCGTGGGATTCAGCCTCGGCGGGAACATGACCCTGAAGTATCTGGGCGAACGCGAAGTCTCGCCGCGGCTTCATCGTGCGGTGGCTTTTTCCGTGCCTTGTGACCTCGCGTGTTCCTCGGTCCGGCTGTCATCGCGGACCAACCGCCTCTACATGGACCGCTTCCTGAGATCGCTGCGGGAGAAGTTGGAGGAGAAGAAGCCGCGCTTTCCGGAACAGATCGACCTCACCGGGATTTCCCGGGTGCGGAACTTCAAGCAATTCGATGACCGCTTCACGGCCCCCCTGCACGGATTCCGCGATGCGGAGGATTACTGGGCTCGTAGTAGTTCACGGCCATTCTTCCCGAAGATCCGGATTCCCACGCTGCTGGTGAACGCGGCCAATGACCCCTTCCTCGGCCCCGGCTGCTTTCCGCACGAGGAGGCCGCGGCGAGCGAGTGCTTCCATTTCGAGGCGCCGGAGGACGGAGGCCATGTGGGATTTTCGACGAGTTCCGGGGAATACTGGTCGGAGCAACGCGCCGCGGCCTTTCTCGGTGCCTAA
- a CDS encoding efflux RND transporter permease subunit encodes MWIVLFALRYKYTIGVLGILILLFGVMSGRKMSTDILPKVESPEIMVVWNYNGLNAAEMAAKISSFSEIAVLNNVDDLQEVRSESSNGVGLVKLKFQPYVDINTALAQTTSVSQTIIRRMPPGTTPPLIVRTSPSSVPIIQLVISSDTMTDGALFDYARLALRAQLQSVPGMRISLPYGGAARQVMVDLDPEALNAFGMSAAEVSAVVGRQNLTLPSGSLREGGRELPVELNASPETIQAFLDIPLRSVDGRTILLRDVANVRDGEAVSSNIARLNGQNAVMISILKLGNASTVDIIDGILARMDEIRASAPPGMRIEPIFDQSVFVRAAVNGVEHEILLVGGLVALVVLLFLGSWRSTLIVLTSIPLALLCSIIGLNLVGATFNLMTLGGLALAIGILVDNSLVEIENIKRQISLGKDVRTAIIDGAKEVAFPEFVSTLSICIVFLPIFLLSGTASYVFRPLALAVVFAMISSYLLARTLVPTLASIILPAEARAEKKREGQKPRGLGMIHHGIEHGVDKLADKQGSVLSFLLRWKVVILIPIFIAASIGVFSALHSGREFFPKTDAGLIRLFIRIPSGMRIEDTARKMAEIQREIRSIIPKDELQFIVENIGAPSSVNQAWVETTSISSADGEVLVQLHGEHGPSGEYEQKIRTMLAEKFPDIQSFFRPADATSQTLASGAPTTFEVRFAGRDVPGNLALAKELKEQFAKVPGAVDVTLREVLDQPGYAIRVDRARAATFGITQQDAANAMLAALGSGGSIAPNYWADPATGASYDVQVIAPPSNLVSVDQLLNLPIRPSVGSGDPVPLRAFATVVEKRAPASVSRTTMQPTFTVVANVYGRDLGSVTKDLEHIIGKEAVAADPSKKKEAVPATGLRAKQKPGNKIVLTGQAALMTSAYSELIGGLGLAAVLVFLVMVVNFQSWTLPFVAISGLPVAVSGALFGLWVTNTPLSVPALMGIIMVVGVSTANSVLVSSFARDRYDQGATAWEAAVEAATTRLRPVMMTALAMILGVIPMALGHAEGGEQNAPLGRAVIGGLVFGTMASLFVVPVAFAFVRGRHKRAKQDEPVIDADVIAEPS; translated from the coding sequence ATGTGGATCGTTCTTTTTGCACTCCGTTATAAATACACCATCGGTGTTCTCGGCATTCTGATCCTCCTCTTCGGCGTAATGTCCGGGCGGAAGATGTCTACCGACATCCTCCCCAAGGTGGAGAGCCCCGAGATCATGGTGGTGTGGAACTACAATGGTCTGAACGCCGCCGAAATGGCCGCGAAGATCAGCTCCTTCTCCGAGATCGCCGTCCTCAACAACGTCGACGACCTGCAGGAAGTGCGGTCGGAGAGCTCGAACGGCGTGGGCTTGGTGAAGCTGAAGTTCCAGCCTTACGTGGACATCAACACGGCGCTGGCACAGACCACCTCGGTTTCCCAGACGATCATCCGGCGCATGCCGCCCGGCACCACGCCGCCGCTGATCGTGCGGACCAGTCCCTCGAGCGTGCCGATCATCCAGCTGGTGATCTCGTCGGACACGATGACCGATGGGGCGCTCTTCGATTACGCGCGCCTGGCCCTGCGAGCCCAGCTCCAGAGCGTGCCTGGGATGCGCATCTCCCTGCCCTACGGTGGTGCGGCGCGCCAAGTGATGGTGGACCTTGATCCGGAAGCACTGAATGCCTTCGGCATGTCTGCGGCCGAAGTGAGCGCCGTGGTGGGCCGGCAAAACCTCACCTTGCCTTCCGGTTCCCTGCGCGAAGGAGGCCGCGAACTGCCGGTGGAGCTGAACGCCAGCCCCGAGACGATCCAAGCATTCCTCGATATCCCGCTGCGCTCCGTGGACGGACGCACCATCCTGCTGCGCGACGTGGCCAACGTTCGCGACGGCGAGGCAGTGAGCTCGAACATCGCACGCCTGAACGGCCAGAACGCGGTGATGATTTCCATCCTCAAGCTGGGGAACGCCTCCACGGTGGACATCATCGACGGCATCCTCGCGCGCATGGATGAGATCCGAGCCTCGGCCCCTCCGGGGATGAGGATCGAGCCGATCTTCGACCAATCGGTCTTCGTGCGCGCCGCGGTGAATGGCGTGGAGCACGAGATCCTGCTGGTGGGCGGGCTGGTAGCCCTGGTGGTCCTGCTCTTCCTCGGCTCCTGGCGCTCGACCCTGATCGTGCTGACCTCGATCCCGCTGGCGCTGCTTTGCTCGATCATCGGCCTGAACCTCGTCGGCGCGACCTTCAACCTGATGACCCTCGGCGGCCTCGCGCTGGCGATCGGTATCCTGGTGGACAACTCCCTGGTGGAGATCGAAAACATCAAGCGGCAGATCTCGCTCGGGAAGGACGTGCGCACCGCGATCATCGATGGTGCGAAGGAGGTGGCCTTCCCCGAGTTCGTTTCCACGCTCTCGATCTGTATCGTATTCCTGCCGATCTTCCTGCTGAGCGGCACGGCATCCTACGTCTTCCGCCCGCTGGCACTGGCGGTGGTGTTCGCGATGATTTCGAGCTACCTGCTCGCCCGCACCTTGGTTCCGACCTTGGCCTCGATCATTCTTCCCGCCGAAGCCCGTGCGGAGAAGAAGCGCGAGGGGCAGAAGCCGCGTGGCCTCGGCATGATCCATCACGGGATCGAACACGGCGTGGACAAGCTCGCCGACAAGCAAGGCAGCGTATTGAGTTTCCTGCTGCGCTGGAAGGTGGTCATCTTGATCCCGATCTTCATCGCGGCATCGATCGGCGTGTTCTCCGCGCTGCACTCCGGGCGTGAATTCTTCCCGAAGACCGATGCCGGCCTGATCCGTCTCTTCATCCGCATCCCGAGCGGCATGCGGATCGAAGACACCGCTCGCAAGATGGCGGAGATCCAGCGTGAGATCCGCAGCATTATCCCGAAGGACGAGCTGCAGTTTATTGTCGAAAACATTGGTGCGCCTTCCTCCGTGAACCAGGCCTGGGTGGAAACCACCTCGATCAGTTCCGCCGATGGCGAGGTGCTGGTGCAGCTCCACGGCGAGCACGGACCGAGCGGCGAGTACGAGCAGAAGATCCGCACGATGCTCGCGGAGAAATTCCCGGACATCCAATCCTTCTTCCGACCGGCGGACGCAACGAGCCAGACGCTCGCTTCCGGCGCGCCCACGACCTTCGAAGTCCGTTTCGCCGGCCGGGACGTTCCGGGCAACCTGGCGCTCGCCAAGGAGCTGAAGGAACAATTCGCCAAAGTCCCGGGTGCCGTGGACGTCACCCTTCGCGAAGTGCTGGATCAGCCCGGCTACGCGATCCGTGTGGACCGCGCTCGTGCCGCAACCTTCGGGATCACACAGCAGGATGCCGCGAACGCGATGCTCGCGGCACTGGGTAGCGGCGGCTCGATCGCCCCGAACTACTGGGCGGACCCTGCCACCGGCGCCTCCTACGACGTGCAGGTGATCGCCCCGCCATCCAATCTGGTATCGGTGGACCAACTGCTCAACCTGCCGATCCGCCCTTCCGTGGGGAGCGGTGATCCGGTGCCGCTGCGCGCTTTTGCCACGGTGGTGGAGAAGCGGGCACCCGCGAGTGTCTCCCGCACGACCATGCAGCCAACCTTCACAGTGGTGGCAAACGTGTATGGCCGCGACCTCGGCAGCGTGACCAAGGATCTCGAACACATCATCGGCAAGGAAGCCGTGGCGGCCGATCCGTCCAAGAAGAAGGAAGCCGTGCCCGCCACCGGCCTGCGCGCCAAGCAGAAGCCGGGCAACAAGATCGTGCTCACCGGCCAGGCAGCGCTGATGACCTCCGCCTACTCGGAGCTGATCGGCGGTCTCGGTCTGGCCGCGGTGCTGGTCTTTCTGGTGATGGTGGTGAACTTCCAATCCTGGACGCTGCCCTTCGTGGCGATCAGCGGCCTGCCGGTGGCCGTCTCCGGCGCCCTCTTCGGCCTGTGGGTCACCAACACGCCACTGAGCGTGCCTGCCCTGATGGGCATCATCATGGTGGTCGGCGTGTCGACGGCGAACAGCGTGCTCGTGAGCAGCTTCGCCCGCGATCGCTACGACCAAGGAGCCACTGCATGGGAGGCCGCGGTCGAAGCGGCAACCACGCGTCTCCGCCCGGTGATGATGACCGCGCTCGCGATGATCCTCGGGGTGATCCCGATGGCGCTCGGCCACGCCGAGGGCGGCGAGCAAAACGCGCCGCTCGGTCGCGCCGTGATCGGAGGCTTGGTCTTCGGCACCATGGCTTCCCTCTTCGTGGTGCCGGTAGCCTTCGCCTTCGTGCGCGGCCGGCACAAGCGAGCCAAGCAAGACGAACCGGTGATCGATGCCGACGTGATCGCCGAACCTTCCTGA
- a CDS encoding 3-keto-disaccharide hydrolase — protein MKSILALFPLLAITAFAEPAALFNGKDLSGWTTDVPDADKKPDIEPSFIVRDGNLVSKGKPLGHLVTDKDYSDYKLTVEYRFTGKAGNCGVLVHASKPRELYGMFPKSIEVQMQSGQAGDFWCIGENIEVPDMEKRRPHKEGQKFGGGPDDARNIKNLTDDSEKPLGEWNTMVIECRGNEIKVWVNGTEVNHGSKSTASKGKIALQAEGTEVEFRKVELDSLK, from the coding sequence ATGAAATCCATCCTCGCACTTTTTCCTCTCCTCGCCATCACGGCTTTCGCCGAGCCGGCGGCTCTTTTCAACGGCAAGGACCTCTCCGGCTGGACCACCGATGTTCCCGATGCCGATAAAAAACCGGACATCGAGCCGAGCTTCATCGTCCGCGATGGCAATCTCGTCTCGAAGGGCAAGCCGCTCGGCCACTTGGTGACGGACAAGGATTACTCCGACTACAAGCTCACGGTGGAATACCGCTTCACCGGTAAGGCCGGGAACTGCGGAGTGCTGGTCCACGCATCGAAGCCGCGCGAACTGTACGGCATGTTCCCGAAATCGATTGAAGTACAGATGCAGTCCGGCCAAGCCGGGGATTTCTGGTGCATCGGTGAAAACATCGAAGTGCCGGACATGGAGAAGCGTCGCCCTCACAAGGAAGGCCAGAAATTCGGCGGCGGTCCCGATGACGCCCGCAATATCAAGAACCTGACCGACGACTCCGAAAAGCCGCTCGGCGAGTGGAATACCATGGTCATCGAGTGCAGGGGCAACGAGATCAAGGTATGGGTGAATGGCACCGAGGTGAATCACGGCAGCAAGTCCACTGCCAGCAAGGGCAAGATCGCCCTGCAGGCGGAAGGCACCGAAGTCGAGTTCCGCAAGGTGGAGCTGGATTCCCTGAAGTGA
- a CDS encoding efflux RND transporter periplasmic adaptor subunit, with product MTSRTILISLLTAPALLAQEPLAVRTVAPSPATQARVYDLPGRTEPVEQARIFSRATGTVKERPVDIGDRVKAGDPLAVIDIPEIERELESAKASVDQAVARANIARSTANRSAGLAEAKAVSKEESEQREASAAELEAAVRVAKAEVSRLEELQKFGIVRAPFDGTVSGRRIDVGDFVRGDSSTTAEWAFQMMRINQLRFAVGATPDVALRLTPETEAAVRFTELPGRSFPAKVSRSSKSFDTATGTMRVELLLDNADFTLPAGLTGTVGFKLMPAPGTYLLPNNTLVLREGKSTVALVEDGKVKFIDVLPGRNLGPQMEVTSAELKAESQVIVSPNAMLRAGDPVNASPLVVAGK from the coding sequence ATGACTTCCCGCACGATTCTCATTTCCCTGCTGACTGCTCCGGCACTGCTTGCCCAGGAGCCCCTGGCGGTTCGCACGGTGGCGCCCTCTCCTGCGACCCAAGCCCGCGTCTATGATCTGCCAGGCCGGACCGAGCCGGTGGAGCAAGCGCGCATCTTCTCCCGCGCGACGGGCACCGTCAAAGAGCGCCCAGTGGACATCGGGGATCGCGTCAAGGCGGGCGATCCGCTGGCGGTGATCGACATTCCCGAAATCGAGCGCGAGTTGGAATCGGCCAAGGCCTCGGTGGACCAAGCAGTTGCCCGCGCCAACATCGCGCGCAGCACGGCCAACCGTTCGGCCGGGCTGGCGGAAGCGAAAGCGGTGTCCAAGGAGGAATCCGAGCAACGCGAAGCCTCGGCTGCCGAACTCGAAGCCGCCGTGCGGGTAGCGAAGGCGGAAGTCTCGCGTCTGGAAGAATTGCAGAAGTTCGGGATCGTCCGGGCGCCTTTCGACGGGACTGTTTCCGGCCGCCGGATCGATGTCGGCGATTTCGTGCGCGGCGATTCCTCGACGACCGCCGAGTGGGCCTTCCAGATGATGCGGATCAACCAGCTGCGTTTCGCGGTCGGCGCCACGCCGGACGTCGCGCTGCGGCTGACTCCCGAAACCGAGGCCGCGGTACGCTTCACCGAACTGCCCGGCCGGAGCTTCCCAGCGAAGGTGAGCCGCTCGAGCAAGTCCTTCGATACCGCCACCGGCACGATGCGGGTGGAGCTGCTGCTGGATAATGCGGACTTCACGCTGCCCGCCGGCCTCACCGGCACGGTCGGCTTCAAGCTGATGCCAGCGCCGGGCACCTACCTGCTGCCGAACAACACCCTCGTGTTGCGCGAAGGCAAATCCACGGTGGCACTGGTCGAGGACGGGAAGGTGAAGTTCATCGACGTGCTTCCCGGCCGCAACCTCGGTCCCCAGATGGAGGTGACTTCTGCCGAGCTGAAAGCAGAGAGCCAAGTCATCGTGAGCCCGAACGCAATGCTGCGTGCGGGCGATCCGGTGAATGCCTCGCCGCTGGTGGTCGCGGGCAAGTAA
- a CDS encoding DUF3142 domain-containing protein — translation MKHLRPLLLILLLAGGCERKASPASSPLSQDQAPGFWIWHRSSALAERETASIRKSGSGPLYRQIVEFGWRNGEWSPRPLGTADVLGSATPVLRLDPGPAMMEQPDAAASLAKWLRHHFDGKVPSAIQLDYDCPVRLLPRFGVFVSELRSELGLEKVSVTALASWIDSPAFPRFSETVDELVPMFYDLTADPPGDVVAGKVVPMAGTDTARRIERWKKCRKTWRAGLPNFERLTLFKADGSLVGHLRQWSPEALADMQSLKPLSGFSGGAAYRADRSINFQGTSVEADQLLVWRAPDNEELKHLIRTSFSSGASGIVWFALPGPGLRTSRSPQHLAALARSESPFPSIKATRDSAGRIILRNEGPGDLVMKPGGEMHQLALESDRPGSFAHAGPGDFFRTSLPEGSPISINFSRKIVIHFAGLGVDEEIASEPGLVPVKDHQELRWSLDASPPQPLP, via the coding sequence GTGAAGCATCTGCGGCCACTGCTTCTGATTTTACTGCTGGCGGGCGGGTGCGAACGAAAGGCATCCCCCGCCAGTTCTCCTTTGTCGCAGGACCAGGCGCCTGGATTCTGGATCTGGCATCGCTCCAGCGCCTTGGCTGAGCGTGAGACCGCCTCGATTCGAAAGTCCGGGAGCGGTCCTCTCTACCGGCAGATCGTTGAATTCGGCTGGAGGAATGGCGAATGGTCGCCGCGCCCCCTCGGCACCGCGGATGTCTTGGGCTCCGCCACCCCGGTGCTCCGCTTGGATCCTGGCCCCGCGATGATGGAGCAGCCGGATGCAGCTGCCTCCTTGGCCAAATGGCTACGCCATCACTTCGATGGCAAAGTCCCGTCTGCAATCCAACTCGACTACGATTGCCCGGTCCGCCTGCTGCCCCGTTTCGGAGTCTTTGTTTCCGAACTCCGCTCGGAGCTCGGCTTGGAAAAGGTCTCGGTGACTGCCCTCGCGAGTTGGATCGATTCTCCGGCATTTCCTCGCTTCTCGGAGACGGTCGATGAGCTGGTGCCAATGTTCTATGATCTCACTGCGGATCCTCCCGGCGACGTCGTGGCAGGGAAAGTCGTGCCGATGGCCGGGACGGACACAGCCCGGCGGATCGAGCGCTGGAAGAAGTGTAGGAAAACATGGCGCGCAGGCTTGCCGAACTTCGAGCGGCTCACGCTTTTCAAGGCGGACGGCAGCTTGGTCGGCCACTTGCGCCAATGGTCACCGGAAGCCTTGGCCGACATGCAATCCTTGAAACCGCTTTCCGGTTTCAGCGGCGGAGCTGCCTATCGCGCGGACCGGTCGATCAACTTTCAGGGAACCTCGGTCGAGGCGGATCAGCTTCTGGTCTGGCGTGCTCCTGACAATGAGGAATTGAAGCACTTGATCCGCACATCTTTTTCGTCCGGCGCGAGCGGTATCGTATGGTTTGCACTTCCTGGACCGGGTCTCCGTACATCCCGCTCGCCGCAACACCTCGCGGCGCTTGCAAGGAGTGAATCACCGTTTCCTTCCATCAAGGCAACGCGCGATTCCGCAGGCAGGATCATCCTGCGAAATGAAGGCCCCGGTGACCTCGTGATGAAGCCCGGCGGCGAAATGCACCAGCTGGCTCTGGAGTCGGATCGGCCGGGTTCGTTCGCACATGCCGGGCCGGGTGATTTCTTCCGCACCTCGCTCCCGGAAGGCAGTCCGATCTCCATCAATTTTTCACGAAAAATAGTGATTCATTTCGCCGGTTTGGGAGTAGATGAAGAAATCGCAAGTGAGCCCGGCCTAGTCCCCGTGAAGGATCATCAAGAGCTCCGCTGGTCACTCGATGCTTCTCCACCACAACCACTCCCATGA
- a CDS encoding HIT family protein, which translates to MAFTLHPRLAAGGFDFGSSHGCRILLKNNAIFPWFILVPEVEEGIEDLHQLDDACYAEVTKAIRFFSQFVSAHFKPEKLNVACIGNQVRQMHIHIVGRSSGDPAWPGVVWSFDGKEAYADEAVAEIRHALASYSGSVA; encoded by the coding sequence ATGGCTTTTACGCTCCACCCGCGGCTCGCAGCCGGCGGCTTCGATTTCGGCAGCTCTCATGGCTGCCGAATCCTGCTGAAGAACAATGCGATCTTTCCCTGGTTCATTCTCGTTCCCGAGGTGGAAGAGGGCATCGAGGACCTGCACCAGCTCGACGACGCGTGCTATGCCGAGGTCACGAAGGCGATCCGCTTCTTCTCGCAATTCGTCTCCGCTCACTTCAAGCCGGAGAAGCTGAATGTCGCTTGCATCGGCAATCAGGTCCGCCAGATGCACATCCACATCGTGGGCCGTTCCTCCGGCGATCCGGCATGGCCGGGTGTCGTCTGGTCCTTCGATGGAAAGGAAGCCTATGCGGACGAAGCCGTGGCGGAGATCCGCCACGCCCTCGCCAGCTACAGTGGCTCCGTCGCCTGA
- a CDS encoding DUF6157 family protein — translation MSYKNTFIRLAQDCPEKEGIEPPSRGGKKPVHAIHLELLRKRPYSYSHEELIAEGELRREPSSGETKKEILTRLRAKPIPCLRTSALPKRYGWGLHFDEMGKIAAYPAGSSEYAKFAENSAIDQVLAMRSKRA, via the coding sequence ATGAGCTACAAAAACACCTTCATCCGGCTCGCCCAGGATTGCCCTGAAAAGGAAGGCATCGAGCCGCCCAGCCGCGGCGGGAAGAAGCCGGTACATGCGATCCATCTCGAACTGCTGCGGAAGAGACCCTACTCCTACTCGCACGAAGAATTGATTGCTGAGGGCGAGCTACGCCGCGAGCCCTCTAGCGGAGAGACGAAGAAGGAGATCCTCACGCGCCTGCGGGCCAAGCCCATTCCCTGCCTGCGCACCTCCGCGCTGCCAAAGCGATACGGCTGGGGCCTCCATTTCGATGAGATGGGCAAGATCGCGGCCTACCCGGCCGGATCGTCGGAATACGCAAAATTCGCGGAAAACTCCGCGATCGACCAAGTCTTGGCGATGCGAAGCAAGCGTGCCTGA
- a CDS encoding tetratricopeptide repeat protein, protein MPNVSAYCQVFPACDDGGVTDEAIAACQRAMGFLELGMPEDAISELDSLPAESAYFSPALHLKVDALFRLQDWTAAAEICLPMLEREPSDPGWWIQAAYAQRRASSIVEAEIILRSGLQGHPRHVLMLYNLACYACVQERFAEACTLLSQAFAEEPDPALAMAEKDPDLEQIRPWILEQVKRHRSAPR, encoded by the coding sequence GTGCCTAACGTTTCCGCGTATTGCCAAGTTTTCCCGGCCTGCGATGATGGCGGGGTGACTGACGAAGCCATCGCAGCCTGCCAGCGTGCCATGGGATTCCTGGAACTCGGGATGCCGGAAGACGCCATCTCCGAGCTGGACTCCCTGCCCGCGGAGTCGGCGTATTTTTCTCCGGCGCTGCATCTGAAGGTGGATGCGCTTTTCCGGCTGCAGGACTGGACGGCGGCCGCAGAGATTTGCCTGCCGATGCTGGAACGGGAGCCGTCCGATCCCGGATGGTGGATTCAAGCAGCCTATGCCCAGCGGCGCGCAAGCTCGATCGTGGAGGCGGAGATCATCCTGCGCTCCGGGCTACAGGGACATCCGCGGCATGTGCTGATGCTCTACAATCTCGCCTGCTACGCCTGCGTGCAGGAACGTTTCGCCGAAGCCTGCACTCTGCTTTCCCAAGCTTTCGCCGAAGAGCCGGATCCAGCTCTCGCGATGGCGGAGAAGGATCCTGATCTGGAGCAGATCCGCCCGTGGATCCTCGAGCAGGTGAAGAGACACCGATCTGCTCCGCGATGA